In Populus nigra chromosome 1, ddPopNigr1.1, whole genome shotgun sequence, one genomic interval encodes:
- the LOC133703047 gene encoding CSC1-like protein ERD4 isoform X1, producing MDFSSFLTSFGTSFFIFVVLMLLFTWLSRKPGNSFVYYPNRILKGLDPWDGGSRSRNPFAWIREAFSSSEQDVINMSGVDAAVYFVFLSTALAILVLSGLVLLPVLLPVAATDDNVKIQKAKGNQTFSDIDKLLMGNVKGGSPRLWAFLIATYWVSLVTYFLLWKAYVHVSGLRANALMSPELTPEQFAVLVRDIPPVPEGQTRKEQVDSYFKSIYPETFYRSLVVTNNKEVNKIYKELEGYKKKLAHAEAVYDESKKTGKPEGLRPAIRTGPLGIVGRKVDSIEHYNEKIKELIPKLEAEQKVTLRENQQACAFAFFTNRVTAASAAQSLHAQMVDTWTVMEAPEPRQIIWSNLKIKLFQRIIRQYVVCFIVALTILFFMIPIGFISALTTLDNLKKLLPFLKPIVKIVSVKTVLEAYLPQIALIVFLALLPMVLLALSKAEGIPSVGHAVRATSGKYFYFTMLNVFIGVTLGGTLFDTLKSIEKEPNSIVSLLASSLPGNATFFLTFVALNCETNAHSSPPPEDVARQPELFYFVLLSKNSPCHKIFLFFVGYGLELSRIVPLIIFHLKKKYLCKTEAELKEAWFPGDLGYATRIPGDMLVFTIVLCYSVIAPLIIPFGVVYFGLGWLVLRNQALKVYAPSFETYGRMWPHIHTRVIAALILYQVTMFGYFGVKKFSFSTLLLIPLPIVSLLFAYVCQKKFYRSFSDTALEVACRELKEIPNMERIYRSFIPPSLSSEKADDDHFEDALSQVSRVGSFA from the exons ATGGATTTCTCATCTTTCTTGACGTCTTTCGGGACGTCGTTTTTTATTTTCGTAGTGTTAATGCTTCTGTTTACATGGCTGTCGAGGAAGCCTGGAAACTCCTTCGTGTATTACCCCAACCGGATCTTGAAAGGTCTGGATCCCTGGGATGGCGGGTCAAGATCCCGCAACCCGTTTGCTTGGATCCGGGAAGCCTTCTCTTCCAGCGAGCAGGACGTTATAAACATGTCCGGTGTAGACGCTGCTGTCTACTTTGTCTTCTTGAGCACtg CGCTGGCAATACTGGTTTTGTCTGGCCTTGTTCTGCTGCCGGTACTTCTGCCTGTTGCTGCCACCGACGACaatgtgaaaatacaaaaagctAAAGGCAATCAGACTTTTAGTGACATTGACAAGTTATTAATGGGAAATGTTAAG GGGGGAAGTCCAAGACTGTGGGCATTCTTGATTGCTACCTATTGGGTTTCTCTTGTTACCTATTTCTTGTTATGGAAGGCGTACGTGCATGTTTCTGGGCTGAGAGCAAATGCTCTAATGTCTCCTGAACTGACACCAGAGCAATTCGCTGTTCTTGTCAGAGACATACCTCCTGTCCCTGAGGGCCAAACTAGAAAGGAACAGGTTGATTCATATTTTAAATCCATCTATCCTGAGACATTTTATAGATCATTGGTGGTGACAAACAACAAagag GTTAACAAGATTTATAAAGAGTTGGAAGGATACAAGAAGAAGCTTGCACATGCAGAAGCTGTATACgatgaatccaaaaaaacagGCAAACCAGAAGGATTGAGACCAGCCATCAGAACTGGGCCCCTTGGTATTGTTGGTAGAAAGGTAGATAGCATAGAGCACTACAATGAGAAGATTAAAGAGCTAATCCCAAAGTTGGAAGCTGAACAGAAAGTCACTCTCCGGGAGAATCAACAAGCTTGTGCTTTTGCCTTCTTCACCAATAGGGTGACTGCAGCTTCTGCCGCCCAGAGTCTACACGCCCAAATGGTTGACACCTGGACAGTCATGGAAGCCCCTGAACCACGTCAAATAATATGGTCTAATCTTAAAATTAAGCTCTTTCAAAGGATAATCCGGCAGTACgttgtttgttttattgtggCTCTGaccatattgttttttatgatacCAATCGGGTTCATATCCGCATTAACAACCCTGGATAATCTGAAGAAACTTCTCCCATTTTTAAAGCCAATTGTGAAAATTGTCTCAGTTAAGACGGTGCTGGAAGCGTACCTTCCTCAGATTGCACTCATCGTGTTTTTGGCACTGTTGCCCATGGTACTTTTGGCTCTCTCCAAGGCTGAGGGAATTCCTTCAGTGGGCCATGCAGTAAGGGCCACTTCTGGAAAATATTTCTATTTTACCATGCTGAACGTTTTTATTGGAGTGACACTGGGTGGCACCTTGTTCGACACGCTCAAGAGCATTGAGAAGGAACCAAACTCCATTGTTAGTTTGCTTGCGAGTAGCCTCCCGGGGAATGCAACTTTCTTCCTGACTTTTGTGGCTCTGAA TTGCGAAACAAACGCACACTCGTCTCCCCCTCCAGAAGATGTTGCGCGACAGCCAGAGCTGTTTTATTTCGTTCTTCTGTCAAAGAACTCCCCTTGCCACAAGATCTTCTT GTTTTTCGTTGGCTATGGACTCGAGCTGTCTCGTATAGTTCCTCTAATCATTTTTCATCTAAAGAAGAAGTATCTTTGCAAGACCGAAGCTGAGTTAAAAGAAGCTTGGTTTCCTGGAGATTTAGGGTATGCAACCAGGATTCCTGGTGACATGCTTGTTTTCACCATTGTTCTTTGCTACTCTGTCATAGCCCCTCTGATTATTCCATTTGGAGTGGTGTACTTTGGCCTGGGATGGCTTGTCCTTAGGAACCAG GCACTCAAAGTATATGCTCCATCCTTTGAGACCTATGGCAGGATGTGGCCCCACATCCACACAAGAGTCATAGCTGCTCTGATACTATACCAGGTTACAATGTTCGGTTATTTTGGGGTGAAGAAATTCTCCTTCAGTACTCTCTTACTAATTCCACTGCCGATAGTTTCCTTGCTGTTCGCCTATGTCTGTCAGAAGAAATTCTATCGATCTTTCTCTGACACAGCCCTTGAAGTTGCTTGCCGTGAATTGAAGGAAATTCCTAACATGGAACGCATCTACAGATCTTTTATCCCACCAAGCTTGAGCTCTGAAAAGGCCGATGATGACCACTTCGAAGATGCACTGTCACAAGTTTCAAGAGTCGGATCGTTTGCATGA
- the LOC133703047 gene encoding CSC1-like protein ERD4 isoform X2: MDFSSFLTSFGTSFFIFVVLMLLFTWLSRKPGNSFVYYPNRILKGLDPWDGGSRSRNPFAWIREAFSSSEQDVINMSGVDAAVYFVFLSTALAILVLSGLVLLPVLLPVAATDDNVKIQKAKGNQTFSDIDKLLMGNVKGGSPRLWAFLIATYWVSLVTYFLLWKAYVHVSGLRANALMSPELTPEQFAVLVRDIPPVPEGQTRKEQVDSYFKSIYPETFYRSLVVTNNKEVNKIYKELEGYKKKLAHAEAVYDESKKTGKPEGLRPAIRTGPLGIVGRKVDSIEHYNEKIKELIPKLEAEQKVTLRENQQACAFAFFTNRVTAASAAQSLHAQMVDTWTVMEAPEPRQIIWSNLKIKLFQRIIRQYVVCFIVALTILFFMIPIGFISALTTLDNLKKLLPFLKPIVKIVSVKTVLEAYLPQIALIVFLALLPMVLLALSKAEGIPSVGHAVRATSGKYFYFTMLNVFIGVTLGGTLFDTLKSIEKEPNSIVSLLASSLPGNATFFLTFVALKFFVGYGLELSRIVPLIIFHLKKKYLCKTEAELKEAWFPGDLGYATRIPGDMLVFTIVLCYSVIAPLIIPFGVVYFGLGWLVLRNQALKVYAPSFETYGRMWPHIHTRVIAALILYQVTMFGYFGVKKFSFSTLLLIPLPIVSLLFAYVCQKKFYRSFSDTALEVACRELKEIPNMERIYRSFIPPSLSSEKADDDHFEDALSQVSRVGSFA; the protein is encoded by the exons ATGGATTTCTCATCTTTCTTGACGTCTTTCGGGACGTCGTTTTTTATTTTCGTAGTGTTAATGCTTCTGTTTACATGGCTGTCGAGGAAGCCTGGAAACTCCTTCGTGTATTACCCCAACCGGATCTTGAAAGGTCTGGATCCCTGGGATGGCGGGTCAAGATCCCGCAACCCGTTTGCTTGGATCCGGGAAGCCTTCTCTTCCAGCGAGCAGGACGTTATAAACATGTCCGGTGTAGACGCTGCTGTCTACTTTGTCTTCTTGAGCACtg CGCTGGCAATACTGGTTTTGTCTGGCCTTGTTCTGCTGCCGGTACTTCTGCCTGTTGCTGCCACCGACGACaatgtgaaaatacaaaaagctAAAGGCAATCAGACTTTTAGTGACATTGACAAGTTATTAATGGGAAATGTTAAG GGGGGAAGTCCAAGACTGTGGGCATTCTTGATTGCTACCTATTGGGTTTCTCTTGTTACCTATTTCTTGTTATGGAAGGCGTACGTGCATGTTTCTGGGCTGAGAGCAAATGCTCTAATGTCTCCTGAACTGACACCAGAGCAATTCGCTGTTCTTGTCAGAGACATACCTCCTGTCCCTGAGGGCCAAACTAGAAAGGAACAGGTTGATTCATATTTTAAATCCATCTATCCTGAGACATTTTATAGATCATTGGTGGTGACAAACAACAAagag GTTAACAAGATTTATAAAGAGTTGGAAGGATACAAGAAGAAGCTTGCACATGCAGAAGCTGTATACgatgaatccaaaaaaacagGCAAACCAGAAGGATTGAGACCAGCCATCAGAACTGGGCCCCTTGGTATTGTTGGTAGAAAGGTAGATAGCATAGAGCACTACAATGAGAAGATTAAAGAGCTAATCCCAAAGTTGGAAGCTGAACAGAAAGTCACTCTCCGGGAGAATCAACAAGCTTGTGCTTTTGCCTTCTTCACCAATAGGGTGACTGCAGCTTCTGCCGCCCAGAGTCTACACGCCCAAATGGTTGACACCTGGACAGTCATGGAAGCCCCTGAACCACGTCAAATAATATGGTCTAATCTTAAAATTAAGCTCTTTCAAAGGATAATCCGGCAGTACgttgtttgttttattgtggCTCTGaccatattgttttttatgatacCAATCGGGTTCATATCCGCATTAACAACCCTGGATAATCTGAAGAAACTTCTCCCATTTTTAAAGCCAATTGTGAAAATTGTCTCAGTTAAGACGGTGCTGGAAGCGTACCTTCCTCAGATTGCACTCATCGTGTTTTTGGCACTGTTGCCCATGGTACTTTTGGCTCTCTCCAAGGCTGAGGGAATTCCTTCAGTGGGCCATGCAGTAAGGGCCACTTCTGGAAAATATTTCTATTTTACCATGCTGAACGTTTTTATTGGAGTGACACTGGGTGGCACCTTGTTCGACACGCTCAAGAGCATTGAGAAGGAACCAAACTCCATTGTTAGTTTGCTTGCGAGTAGCCTCCCGGGGAATGCAACTTTCTTCCTGACTTTTGTGGCTCTGAA GTTTTTCGTTGGCTATGGACTCGAGCTGTCTCGTATAGTTCCTCTAATCATTTTTCATCTAAAGAAGAAGTATCTTTGCAAGACCGAAGCTGAGTTAAAAGAAGCTTGGTTTCCTGGAGATTTAGGGTATGCAACCAGGATTCCTGGTGACATGCTTGTTTTCACCATTGTTCTTTGCTACTCTGTCATAGCCCCTCTGATTATTCCATTTGGAGTGGTGTACTTTGGCCTGGGATGGCTTGTCCTTAGGAACCAG GCACTCAAAGTATATGCTCCATCCTTTGAGACCTATGGCAGGATGTGGCCCCACATCCACACAAGAGTCATAGCTGCTCTGATACTATACCAGGTTACAATGTTCGGTTATTTTGGGGTGAAGAAATTCTCCTTCAGTACTCTCTTACTAATTCCACTGCCGATAGTTTCCTTGCTGTTCGCCTATGTCTGTCAGAAGAAATTCTATCGATCTTTCTCTGACACAGCCCTTGAAGTTGCTTGCCGTGAATTGAAGGAAATTCCTAACATGGAACGCATCTACAGATCTTTTATCCCACCAAGCTTGAGCTCTGAAAAGGCCGATGATGACCACTTCGAAGATGCACTGTCACAAGTTTCAAGAGTCGGATCGTTTGCATGA